The nucleotide window TCAGATAATCCGATGAGGTGAGATGACGATGGGAGAGTCCGGTTCATCGATGTACCTAGCTGGCAAAACCGTCGGCGACGAGCAGATACGCAAGTGGGTCGAGGCGTTCCACCGCGACGGATGCCTGTTCCTGACGAACGTGCTGCCGCCGGAATGGTGCGCCGAGCTTCGAGCCGATCTGGAGCGAGCTCTTTCCGGGAACCCCAACGGGCTGAACCAGGACAACGCCTCGCTCATCCTGGCTCACCGGATGTTCGAGACGAGCGCCGCGAACCTGCGGCTGTTCGACATGGAGCCAATCGCCAGCTTCGCGGAAGCTCTCATCGCTCGGAACTGCCACGTCATCCACAACAACTCGTTCATGACGCCCCCGGGTCGCGGCATCACGACCTGGCATCAGGACGACCCGCCGCACTACCTGGTGACCGAGGGCGAGCCCCCGACGAACGTTCGACTGCCCGTGATGGTCTTCACGGCGAACTACTACCTCACCGACGTGACCGAGCGCGCGCATGGAGGCACGGAGACGATCCCCGGTTCCCACTTGTACGGAGCCAGTCCGCCCGGTGTGATCGAGGGCACGCGCTGGGAGGAGAGCGTTCAGTACAACTTGGGACCCGCCGGCAGCGTCATCCTGTTCAACTGCCAGGTCTGGCACCGGGGCGGGCCCAACACGAGCGACCGAACCCGGTACATCACGCAGGTGACGTACGGCAGGCGGCTCGTGGGGCACAAGTACTACCCGTTCATGAACTACACGATGCCCGAGCACGTCTATGTGGGCGCTTCGCCGCGGCTAAGACGCTTGCTGGGGTTCCTCGACCACGGTGCGTACGGCTGACGCGCTACATGGGCAGCAGGACCTTGCCCTCGACGCGCGGTACGAACGTGTCGGCGCTGGGGTCTCCAAGGATGATGTAGGTCTCGATTCCCGCTTCGCCCGACCGACGGAACGAGACGAACGAGTTCCAGTCGTTGTGATTGGAGCGCTCGTCGCGGCGGAGCACGATGCGACCGCTGACCGACATCGAACTGGAGAGCTCGTAGCTGACGCCCCAGATGTGCTGCTGGCGGCGCTCCTCATGCCGCAAGATCGACAGGTTCAGGCTGGTCGATATCTTGCCACGCTTCACGAACCCGCCGGTCGACACGAAGTGCCGGAACGTGCGAGCCGCCTCGCCGAACGAGTGACGAGCGTTGAAGCCCCTCGTCCGTTTCTCGTTGCCCGCCCCGGTTCCATATCCCCAGGACCAGTCGAAGTCGGAAGCCGACGCGCCTTCTTCGCGGTAGCGACCCATGCCGAAGTCGATGTTGAACCGCATGTTGCGGCGAGTGCCAATGAACATGTCGCCGCCGACACGGTCCCGGAAGAACTGCGTCTCGCCATCGCGATCCGAGAACGTCGTCACGGCGCGGCGGGCGACCCCACCCAAGCCGTCGAATCCCTCGCCGGTCGTGTACCGCTCCTGGTACATGCCGCCGAAGAAGCCCCCGACGTTCGAGATGAACGAGTCGCGCCACTCGTTCTGGTAACCGCCTTCGAACCCGACGCCACGACGCCCTGGGTCCTCGATGAACCCGTTGGCGGCGCGGAAGCCCGGGCTGACGTACTGGACATCCCCGCCCACGAAGCGTTTGCCGTTCCACCAGTTGCCGCCGATGCTCGCCAGATCGCCGCGCAGGAACTGGCGGACTTCGCTCGACTCGTCGTTCGGATCGACGCCCATAAGACTGCTCGACCCGTACTGGATGTCCATGCCGCTGTTCCGCGTCAAACGCGAGTTGGCGCGGTAGCCGACGACCGTGTTGTCGTGCAGCGGAGAGCGCTTGACCGCGCTGCTGACCGAGAGCCTCGCGTGTTCGCCGATGCCCTGAGTCACGCTGCCGGCGTAGTCTTGACGGTATAGGTGCCGCAGATCGTCGTGCTGATCGTCGAGGTCGAACGTGCCGAGAACACCGACGTTGGTGCGCTTCGCGAGCTTGCCGTAGACCTTGGCGCCGACATCGATGTTCTCGACGCGTCGGCTGTAGAAGTAGGACCCGGCGGGCGACCCGAGTCGGAGCATGTCGTCGCCCTCCTGGAAGAAGGGACGCGACTCCTGAACCCACCGCTCGCCGCGCGAGAAGTCGATTCCCTCGACTTCGCCTTGGACGTTGCGAAAGTCGGGGTTGAGCGCCACAACGGCGGTGATCGTCGGGCTCGGGCGGAATCGCACGTCGGCTCCCAGGCGCGCCGTGCCGGACCAATCGTTGTCGACTTCGGCGCTGCCGGCTGCCAGGAACGGCAGGACCAGCAGCTCGCGAGTGAACGCCGACGCCGGCAGGACGACGCCCTCTAGATTCGCCGAATACTCGTTGCGATGGTTGCGTCCGATGTCGCTGAACCACGACTCGAACTTGCGGCGGGAGTGGTTCCGCGACGCGTTGAAGCCGATTGTGACGGGCTCGGAGCTGTTCGGATACGTGAGGATCGCCCAGGGAATCGCCATCTCGAGCGTCCAGCCGTCCTCGACGATCTTCGCGGCTGCCTTCCAGTCGCCCTTCCACTCCGCCTTGCCGGACCTTCCGCCGCCGATCTCGGACGACATGGTCCCGATCGGGTTCACCAGGAACCGCGAGAGGTCGTTCCAGTCGTGCGTGTGGAAGGGGTCGATCTGAAACTGGA belongs to Candidatus Poribacteria bacterium and includes:
- a CDS encoding phytanoyl-CoA dioxygenase family protein, whose product is MTMGESGSSMYLAGKTVGDEQIRKWVEAFHRDGCLFLTNVLPPEWCAELRADLERALSGNPNGLNQDNASLILAHRMFETSAANLRLFDMEPIASFAEALIARNCHVIHNNSFMTPPGRGITTWHQDDPPHYLVTEGEPPTNVRLPVMVFTANYYLTDVTERAHGGTETIPGSHLYGASPPGVIEGTRWEESVQYNLGPAGSVILFNCQVWHRGGPNTSDRTRYITQVTYGRRLVGHKYYPFMNYTMPEHVYVGASPRLRRLLGFLDHGAYG